TGACAGGCGTTTTGGAAATGGTGTAGGGAAAGTTTACTTGCACGGCGAACTTGCCCCAACCATAGGAAATATTTGTATGGATATGTGTATGATTGATGTTACTGACATTGAAGATGCAAAAGAAGGCGATGAAGTAATTATTTTTGGAGAATATCCTACCGTTTCTGACCTTGCTGAAACTATTGGCACAATTCCGTATGAGATTCTAACTAATGTAAGTGAGCGTGTGAAGCGTATTTTTTATGCAGACTAGGAATCAGTTAGCAGTAAACAGTTGCCAGTAATCAGTCAAATTCATAAATGAAAAAATATGTATTTCTAGTGTTAGCCTCTCTACTTTTTAGTTGTAGTCAGTCTAATCACCAACTTAGCGAGAGAAAAGAAAAAGAAATTAATCCTTTGGATTATACTAACCCTCAATTAGATTCTATCAATGATTATTTTAAGGATTCTATATTCAGTTTCTTTGACAAAAAAGAACCTCAAAAAGACACCACTCTACATTTCGGTTGGACAACAGTAGATTTTTTCTCTAAAAAAGATAGATTTCCTTCTTTCTTTACCTTTTTTCATAGAGTGAACGGCTCTAAAGAACCGTATTTGTATATAGCTTGCAAAGTAAATCAAAAGTATGAGGTCGTAAACCAAGTCGATTATGATGAAATGATGTATGTTCAATCCATATATTTGGAGGATGTTAATTTTGATAGTATAAATGACCTTGTTATAAAATCACATTATCATGCTTCAAGTAGGATTGTCTTTCGTTATGATTTGATTCTGACCTCTGATTTTCAAACTACTGCATACTTGCAAGGTACAGATTCCTTATACATCAATCCTAAGAAAAAAGAAATAATAACTTTTGGTGATGGAGGCGTTTTTGGTCCTCACGATAAAAACTTTTATAAGTGGCAAGATGATTCTCTTACTTTGGTGCGTTACTGGACTGCATCTACTGATATAATTGGTACTAGAACAACAGAAAAATTTGCTATCAAGAATGGAGAGCCTGTAAGAACAAGCTATGATACTATGCATGTTGAAGAATCTGATATGGATTCTATTTGGTATGCTATTGATTAAAAAATAAAAATGAACTCCCACCAAAACATCCTAAAAAATATCAAACGCTATGTTGATTTGTCTTCTCAAGATGAAGAAGCATTTGTTAGCATCATTAAGCGAAGTAGAGTAAAGAAAAGACAGTTTATAGTTCAGCCAAACTTTGTCTGCACACATCAAACCTATATTGAGAAGGGAACGTTTCGCTCCTACTTTCTGACTGACCAAGGCACAGAACACACACTACAATTTGCTATCGAAGACTGGTTTATTAGTGATTTCACGAGTTATATTTATCAAAAACCAGCCTCTCTGTATGTTGAAGCCTTACAAGATTCTATCATTGACCAAATAGAGTACAACGAGGTAGAAAATCTCTGCAATACGCACCCTGTTTTTGAAAAGTTTTTTAGAATTGTTGCACAAAAATCATTTGCCTTTGCACAACAGCGAATTTTATCCAATTTAGGCAAAACGGCAGCCGAGCGTTATCGTGAATTTAATAAAATGTATCCTACGATTGTAGAACGAGTTCCACAATATGCACTAGCTTCGTATTTGGGAATGAGTGCAGAGTTTTTGAGCAAAATCAAAAAGGAAATGCAACCATAGAGCAAAGATTTAGCTCTTATAAGATAGTATCAATTAGAGTACTAGACATGTAATATTTTTTTGTTCTGTCGGACACCTCAAAGGTGTCAAGACAGTTAAATTTTATAATTGTCTGACACTTTCAAAGTGTCTTGACAAACTCATGTCCAGTACTCTAAGTATCAATACTCCTCATCTTTGCTTTGAATCAAATTTAGTGATGTCGTTACTTTTTCTTCTTCTTCCTGTCTTTTCTCCTCTTCTTCCTGTCTTTTCTCCTCTTCTTCCTTCTTGCGTTTTTCTTCTTCTTTACGCTGTTTTTCTTGTTCTTTGATTTCTTGTTTGATGCGTTCGGCTTCTTTATCTTTTTTGAAAAGTTCACTAAACTCGTCATACTCTCTTACAAAAATAAGCGATGCACCTGTTTGGATAATTTGTCCATCAATCACACCAGCATAGCTATTTTCTCTAAAAATCTGAACTTTATAGCGTCCGTCTTCTGTAATTAGATACGAAATAATAACATCGCCAGCAATGCTACTAAGTCCTTGCTGTTGTTGTTGCTTTGCTGCCTCTCCCTCCAAATCTACATTTGTTCCGACTTGGAAAGTAAGTCTATCATCCATAAAAGATTTTGAAAGATTGATGCCTAGTTGAGTTCTGCTCTGTGATTCGCCTGTCGAATAGTCTTCATACGAATTTAGGTCAAAAGACAAATCTACTCCAGAAAGATTTTTATCTGCTAGTTTGTTGAGCTGGTCGGTCAGAAGTCCACTTACTGTATTTCTTGCCGTAGCTTCAGCAAAACCCATTTCTCCTGTGGCTCTGTCTAGTGGATTTTCGGAAATAAAACCACCCAAAATAAGCAAGGCAAAAACTTGTTTGTTGAGTTCGGATTCTTGTTTGTTTAAGAGTTGTAGGCGAGTATTTATTGTTCCTCCCATTGCACCACGCTCTGCATCGGCAATATCAATATCAAAATCAATGGTTGGATTCATAATCTCACCATTCATATTCAAGACGACTTCAAAAGGTAATTTTTGTTTGTATTTATTGAGTTCAGATTCAGATGCTCCACCCATTTGATTTGCCATAAGCTCATACGAAGCAGCTTCCACAACATGAATCGCTGTAATATCAGCTCTCATGTCCATTATGTCGCCATAAAATGTAATAGAACTTCCTTTTTGAATTTGAAAATCTTTTTTAGCAAAGTTGAAGAAATTGAGTTTATAGATTCCATTGGTAATTTCGTAACGCCCTGTCAGAGACATTT
This genomic window from Bernardetia sp. contains:
- a CDS encoding Crp/Fnr family transcriptional regulator, with amino-acid sequence MNSHQNILKNIKRYVDLSSQDEEAFVSIIKRSRVKKRQFIVQPNFVCTHQTYIEKGTFRSYFLTDQGTEHTLQFAIEDWFISDFTSYIYQKPASLYVEALQDSIIDQIEYNEVENLCNTHPVFEKFFRIVAQKSFAFAQQRILSNLGKTAAERYREFNKMYPTIVERVPQYALASYLGMSAEFLSKIKKEMQP